The window AGCGCAGCAGGTTTGCTGGCTAGTCCACTTCTATACAATCCTGCCTGCTCTTCTAATTAGTTCACTTACTTGATTCATCAAAACTGCTTGTTTCATTAATTTGCTCTTCTTTCGTTGTCAAAAGCTAGGTTAGCTAGATGCTAAAATTTCTACCCTTTGTCGTGGGCGGGTAGCAAAAGTGAAGCGAACTAATTAAATCTTCTTGTTGACACATCATACATATTCAAATTAATGCTTGGCAATTAACAATGTTGTTCGATCTGCAATTGATGTATTCACTGTTGTGTCTGCCTCTACCGTTGATTTGATTTGTACTGATTGCTTGCTTGTGGGAGAGTGTGTGGTGCAGCGGAGAATTTAACGATGAAGGAGCTACTGATTGTTTGTGCTAAAGCTGTGGCGGACGACAAGGCCACCAACATCTCTTGTTCAAGTATCAGTCAGGACATAATTGTAGAGTTGAGGAAAATGGTTTCAGTGTGTGGTGACCCACTCCAGAGGTTGGGAGCCTACATGTTGGAGGCCCTTATTGCCAGGATTTTCTCATCAGGACACTCGGTCTGCAAAGCCTTGGAGTCTGACGCTGAAGACTTCATCTCATACAGGAATCTACTGTTTGAGTCCTGCCCCTACTTGAAGTTTGCTTACCTGTCGGCTACCGGCGCGATTGCAGAGGCTACAAATGGAGAAGATAGGATTCATATCATCGATTTCTCTGTCTGCGATGGGGCTCAGTGGGTAACTCTCCTCCAGGCACTTGCGAGACGTGCTGGTGGTGCACCAGCTGTGAGGATCACAGGAATAGATGACTCAGTACAAGCATACACGCTAGGCAGAAGCAAGCTAGAGCTAGTTGGAAGGAGGCTGTCGCGTATTGCTGGCGCATGCAACGTCCCCTTTGAATTCTGCGCGGTTGCCATCACTGCAAGCCAATTGAAGGCGGGCCACCTGGGTGTCATCCGTGGTGAAGTTGTTGCGGTGAACTTCAACCTGGGGCTGCACAAAATTTCTGATGATGATGAGTCCTCTTTAAGCCAGCGAGACCGGATCCTGAAACTGGCCAGGAGCTTGTCGCCCAGGTTAGTCACCCTTGTGGAGCATGAGCTCAACACCAACGAAGCCACCACTTTCGCAGATAGGTTCGCGGAGACGCTTGACTACTACACCGCTGTCTTCGAGTCCGTTGACTTATCACTCCGGAGGGATGCCAATGAAAGGATCGACATGGAGCAGCACTGCCTCGGAAAGGACATGGTGAACCTCATTGCCTGTGAGGGTGCGGAAAGGGTGGAACGACACGAGCTCTTCGGCCAGTGGAAGGCGCGCCTCATCAAGGCTGGCTTCACACCCTCTCCGCTCAGCTCGCACGTAAATGACACCATCAAGAAGATGCTGCTGAGGTACAGTTGCCACTACCGGTTCGAAGAGAGGGACGGTGTGCTCTACCTCGGATGGAAGGACAGGCCACTGGTGGTTACGTCCGCCTGGCATTGATCTCAATTGATCAGCATGCTTATATATACACTAGTACTATGATGGATGACGTTCGTGGCCGCACGCTGGTACTCATTCGTGTAGTTCTAGGTCgacaatttaactatctaaatatgtattatatgtgacaaaaaatatatatttaaaaactacatccgtgtagaaatctagtgatatacttttcatgacatatagcacatatttaattcctcaaatcgatgacctagaactacgcgaatgacttatacaccgagacggaggtagtactaattAATTCGTATTTCCTTCATGGCTGTAATTGTAGACAATTTCAAAAATTTATTATGCTTGGTTGGTACTTGGTATAGGTTACTACTAATAGTACTAGTAGAACGCCCGTACGTTGCCACAGGCCTTTTAAAGAAAATTACCGGTTACATATATATACTTGTGTTGTTACAAAACTTGGTGGATTTTTGGTTCGTTACAACGACATCGTCTTGGGGCTCATGTCTATGATTACTCGGGATGGATTGCGCAAACAAAATGTTGTACAATTTAGTTGCAGTTAGACAAAACACTCCCAAAAGCATAATGGGTTGTTGatataagaaaagaaaaaaaaatagaggagGATACTATTGGGCTTCTCTGATAAGAAAATTATTCATATTTTATCCTTCTGAGATTTTTCAGAGATTTTTCAGAATATTATCCAGACAACACAATTTTAAGGGAGCATCTATGTGCCAGTTATCTGGAAAACAACCCAGTTGAGTCTAATGTACCCCCATTCCCTTTTTTTCATCCACCTTATCAACTTGCCCACCTTCCCCTGCTTAGCCACCTGCCAGTGCCACCCGCGCCGGCGGGTGCGGTTGTGCGCCGCCTGGTCGCCCCCTGCCCTGATCACTACCTTCATCAGCGTCGTCCATCCTTCTAAGCCTGCCATCATATTTGGTACCAGCGACCTTTCACCTAGGCGCACTCGAATCTAATAACCCCTCCCTCTCCTTCGCCGATGATGACCCAATGTTACTATTGCGGTTCATCTTCCTCCTGCTATTGTTGTTTTCGTCGTCCACTCTATCAAACCACCCACCTCACTATGCCTAACCCCctgccattgagggagtcctggattatggggtcctcggggagccggcctggacatgggccggactgatgggccgtgaaggtaCAAGACCGAAGGCCTTCTCTagtgtccggttgggactctctTTGGCGTGGATGGCTAGCTTGGCGTCCGGAcatgtagtttccttcctctgtaaaccgactttgtacaaccgtagtccccttcggtgtctatataaacaggaaggtttagtccgtagaggcataatcataatcatacaggctagacgtctagggtttagccattacgatctcgaggtagatcaactcttgtaacccatatactcatcaaagtcaatcaagcaggatgtagggtattacctccatcaagagggcccgaacctgggtaaaacatcgtgtcccctgcctcctgttacctttgatccttagacacacaattcgggaccccctaccagggaTCTGccagtttttgacaccgacattggtgctttcattgggagttccactgtACCGTCGCTAGAAGGCTTGATGGCCCGCCTTGTCATCAAGGATagcatcacctccggaggagccctggtTTCAAGGCAAACCCTCCGTCTTGGCAACTTCATCTTAGGCGCCCATTCGGCCTTTTAAGCCGAAGACATCCCAGCCTGCCACTGAAAACCGTCTCCGCGTTAGCCCGGAGTACTCCGACaagatggatccggcagatgtAGCGTCCTTG is drawn from Triticum dicoccoides isolate Atlit2015 ecotype Zavitan chromosome 4A, WEW_v2.0, whole genome shotgun sequence and contains these coding sequences:
- the LOC119289946 gene encoding chitin-inducible gibberellin-responsive protein 2-like, which translates into the protein MSNTKMADGDQHSEKIAALEKALLDESVDPIDLPFSLLKSITGNFCEAQEIGRGGYGAVYKGVLPSGRIIAVKKLFERFEILDKNFESEVACLVGVKHKNTLRFLGYCSETQLVVMPYDGKLVCAEERQRLLCFEYICKGSIADYLSDASYQLHWTAIIKGICEGVHYLHQQRIIHMDLKPQNVLLDDNMVPRIADFGLSRRLSGSQSRVITENKLGTMGYMAPEFLNRGEITFKTDVYSLGVIIMEILMGHKECSNVEKVVESWTNKFGASKNQTSLEQVKVCAEIGIKCTNYDPGNRPATWFIVSEFEKMVEQETSRRSVTSDEAITEGQSTVRERVIINTVLEESRLLTSYDIPTLSAENLTMKELLIVCAKAVADDKATNISCSSISQDIIVELRKMVSVCGDPLQRLGAYMLEALIARIFSSGHSVCKALESDAEDFISYRNLLFESCPYLKFAYLSATGAIAEATNGEDRIHIIDFSVCDGAQWVTLLQALARRAGGAPAVRITGIDDSVQAYTLGRSKLELVGRRLSRIAGACNVPFEFCAVAITASQLKAGHLGVIRGEVVAVNFNLGLHKISDDDESSLSQRDRILKLARSLSPRLVTLVEHELNTNEATTFADRFAETLDYYTAVFESVDLSLRRDANERIDMEQHCLGKDMVNLIACEGAERVERHELFGQWKARLIKAGFTPSPLSSHVNDTIKKMLLRYSCHYRFEERDGVLYLGWKDRPLVVTSAWH